A single window of Mycolicibacterium madagascariense DNA harbors:
- a CDS encoding acetaldehyde dehydrogenase (acetylating), whose translation MPDKTSVAIVGSGNISTDLLYKLLRSEWLEPRWMIGIDPQSEGLARARKLGLETSHEGVDWLLAQDEKPDLVFEATSAYVHRDAAPRYEEAGIRAIDLTPAAVGPGVIPPANLRAHLDAPNVNMVTCGGQATIPMVYAVSRVVDVPYAEIVASVSSASAGPGTRANIDEFTKTTSAGVQHIGGARRGKAIIILNPAEPPMIMRDTIFCAIPEDADQDAITASIKEVAAEVQTYVPGYRLLNDPQFDPPSVHSGGQAVVTVFVEVEGAGDYLPPYAGNLDIMTAAATKVGEEIAKESLAATAGGAHA comes from the coding sequence ATGCCCGACAAGACATCCGTCGCGATCGTAGGGTCCGGCAACATCAGCACCGACCTGCTCTACAAGTTGCTGCGCTCGGAATGGCTGGAACCGCGCTGGATGATCGGCATCGACCCGCAGAGCGAAGGCCTGGCCCGCGCCCGCAAGCTCGGGCTGGAGACCTCCCACGAGGGCGTGGACTGGTTGCTCGCCCAGGACGAGAAACCCGATCTGGTCTTCGAGGCCACCAGCGCCTACGTGCACCGTGACGCCGCGCCGCGCTACGAGGAGGCGGGCATCCGCGCCATCGACCTGACCCCGGCCGCCGTCGGTCCCGGGGTGATCCCGCCGGCCAATCTGCGCGCCCATCTCGACGCGCCCAACGTCAACATGGTCACCTGCGGCGGGCAGGCGACCATTCCGATGGTCTACGCGGTCAGTCGCGTCGTGGACGTGCCGTATGCGGAGATCGTGGCCTCGGTGTCGAGTGCGTCGGCGGGGCCGGGCACGCGGGCCAACATCGACGAGTTCACCAAGACCACCAGCGCAGGCGTTCAGCACATCGGCGGTGCGCGGCGGGGCAAGGCGATCATCATCCTCAACCCGGCCGAGCCGCCAATGATCATGCGCGACACCATCTTCTGCGCGATCCCCGAGGACGCCGACCAGGACGCCATCACCGCGTCGATCAAGGAGGTGGCCGCCGAGGTGCAGACCTACGTGCCGGGCTACCGCCTGCTGAACGATCCGCAGTTCGATCCGCCGTCGGTGCACTCGGGCGGCCAGGCCGTCGTCACGGTCTTCGTCGAAGTCGAGGGGGCGGGTGACTATCTGCCGCCGTACGCGGGCAACCTCGACATCATGACCGCCGCGGCGACGAAGGTCGGCGAGGAGATCGCCAAGGAATCGCTCGCCGCCACTGCCGGAGGTGCCCACGCATGA
- a CDS encoding 2-keto-4-pentenoate hydratase codes for MLSVDVRDELAAQLAEAERSKAPTTPLTDGYADIDVVDAYEIQLINIRQRVAEGARVVGHKVGLSSEAMQKMMNVDEPDYGHLLDEMEVFEDVPVAAGRFLYPRVEVEVGFILADDLPGEGCTEDDVLAATAAFAPSIELIDTRITDWKIKLCDTIADNASSAGWVLGKERVSPKDVDIKGIGATLTRNGEVVAQGRSDAVLGNPVTAVAWLARKVDQFGVRLRAGDIVLPGSCTRAIDARPGDDFVAEFDGLGSVRLSFE; via the coding sequence ATGTTGTCCGTTGATGTGCGAGACGAGTTGGCTGCGCAACTTGCCGAAGCCGAACGCAGCAAGGCGCCGACGACGCCGCTGACCGACGGTTACGCCGACATCGACGTGGTCGACGCCTATGAGATCCAGCTGATCAACATCCGCCAGCGGGTGGCCGAGGGCGCCCGGGTCGTCGGCCACAAGGTCGGGCTCTCCTCGGAGGCCATGCAGAAGATGATGAACGTCGACGAGCCGGACTACGGTCACCTGCTCGACGAGATGGAGGTCTTCGAGGACGTCCCCGTCGCGGCGGGCCGGTTCCTGTATCCGCGGGTGGAGGTCGAGGTGGGGTTCATCCTCGCCGACGACCTGCCCGGGGAGGGCTGCACCGAGGACGACGTGCTGGCCGCGACGGCGGCGTTCGCGCCGTCGATCGAGTTGATCGACACCAGGATCACCGACTGGAAGATCAAGCTGTGCGACACGATCGCCGACAACGCGTCCTCGGCGGGGTGGGTGCTGGGCAAGGAGCGGGTGTCGCCCAAGGACGTCGACATCAAGGGCATCGGGGCGACGCTGACCCGCAACGGCGAGGTCGTCGCGCAGGGCCGCAGCGACGCCGTGCTGGGCAACCCCGTCACCGCGGTGGCGTGGCTGGCGCGCAAGGTCGACCAGTTCGGGGTGCGGTTGCGGGCCGGGGACATCGTGCTGCCCGGATCGTGCACGCGTGCGATAGATGCCCGTCCCGGTGACGATTTCGTAGCCGAGTTCGACGGGCTAGGTTCAGTCCGTCTTTCCTTCGAATAG
- the kstD gene encoding 3-oxosteroid 1-dehydrogenase produces the protein MTQQEYDVVVVGSGAAGMVAALTAAHQGLSTVVVEKAPHYGGSTARSGGGVWIPNNEVLKRAKVKDTADAARTYLHTIIGDVVPPEKIDTYLERGPEMLSFVLKHSPLKLCWVPGYSDYYPEAAGGKPTGRSVEPKPFDAKKLGPDLPGLEPPYGKVPMNMVVMQQDYVRLNQLKRHPRGVLRSLKVGIRATWGKVTGKNLVGMGRALIAPMRIGLQEAGVPVLLNTALTDLYVEDGVVRGVYVRDTTAPESDEPRLIKARRGVILGSGGFEHNEQMRVKYQRAPITTEWTVGAVANTGDGILAAEKLGAALEVMEDSWWGPTVPLVGAPWFALSERNSPGSIIVNTSGKRFMNESMPYVEACHWMYGGEFGQGEGPGENVPSWLIFDQQYRDRYIFAGLQPGQRIPKKWLESGVVQKADTLEELAEQTGLPIGEFKDTVERFNGFARSGVDEDFHRGESAYDRYYGDPTNKPNPNLGEISHGPFYAAKLVPGDLGTKGGVRTDVHGRALRDDGSIIEGLYAAGNVSSPVMGHTYPGPGGTIGPAMTFGYLAALHLAEAAATSRSGSGS, from the coding sequence ATGACTCAGCAGGAGTATGACGTCGTCGTGGTCGGCAGCGGCGCCGCCGGCATGGTGGCGGCGCTGACCGCGGCCCATCAGGGACTCTCGACAGTAGTCGTCGAAAAGGCTCCACACTATGGAGGATCGACGGCCCGTTCCGGCGGCGGCGTGTGGATTCCGAACAACGAAGTCCTCAAGCGCGCCAAGGTGAAGGACACCGCCGACGCGGCCCGCACCTACCTCCACACCATCATCGGCGACGTCGTGCCCCCGGAGAAGATCGACACCTATCTCGAGCGCGGCCCGGAGATGCTGTCGTTCGTGCTGAAGCACTCGCCGCTCAAGCTCTGCTGGGTGCCGGGCTACTCCGACTACTACCCGGAGGCGGCGGGAGGAAAGCCGACGGGCCGCTCGGTGGAGCCCAAGCCGTTCGACGCCAAGAAGCTGGGCCCCGACCTGCCCGGCCTCGAGCCGCCGTACGGCAAGGTGCCGATGAACATGGTCGTGATGCAGCAGGACTACGTGCGGCTCAACCAGCTCAAGCGCCATCCGCGCGGCGTGCTGCGCAGCCTCAAGGTCGGCATCCGCGCGACGTGGGGCAAGGTCACCGGCAAGAACCTGGTCGGCATGGGCCGTGCGCTCATCGCACCCATGCGCATCGGGCTCCAAGAGGCCGGTGTGCCAGTGCTTCTCAACACCGCTCTGACCGACCTGTACGTCGAGGACGGCGTCGTCCGCGGCGTCTACGTCCGCGACACCACCGCGCCGGAATCCGACGAACCACGGCTCATCAAGGCCCGCCGCGGCGTCATCCTCGGCAGTGGCGGCTTCGAGCACAACGAGCAGATGCGGGTGAAGTACCAGCGCGCGCCGATCACCACCGAGTGGACGGTCGGCGCGGTGGCCAACACCGGTGACGGCATCCTGGCCGCCGAAAAGCTCGGTGCCGCACTGGAAGTCATGGAGGACTCCTGGTGGGGGCCGACGGTCCCGCTCGTCGGCGCGCCGTGGTTCGCACTGTCCGAGCGCAACTCCCCCGGATCGATCATCGTCAACACCAGCGGCAAGCGGTTCATGAACGAGTCGATGCCCTACGTCGAGGCCTGCCACTGGATGTACGGCGGCGAGTTCGGCCAGGGCGAGGGGCCCGGTGAGAACGTGCCCTCCTGGCTGATCTTCGACCAGCAGTACCGCGACCGCTACATCTTCGCGGGTCTGCAACCGGGACAACGCATTCCGAAGAAGTGGCTGGAGTCCGGCGTCGTGCAGAAGGCCGACACCCTGGAGGAGCTGGCCGAGCAGACCGGCCTGCCCATCGGAGAGTTCAAGGACACCGTCGAACGGTTCAACGGGTTCGCCCGCTCGGGGGTCGACGAGGACTTCCACCGCGGCGAGAGCGCGTATGACCGTTACTACGGCGACCCGACGAACAAGCCCAACCCCAACCTCGGCGAGATCAGCCACGGACCGTTCTACGCGGCCAAGCTGGTGCCCGGCGACCTCGGCACCAAGGGCGGCGTGCGCACCGACGTGCACGGCAGGGCGCTGCGCGACGACGGTTCGATCATCGAGGGGCTCTACGCCGCGGGCAACGTCAGCTCACCGGTGATGGGGCACACCTATCCCGGCCCGGGCGGGACGATCGGGCCCGCCATGACGTTCGGGTACCTGGCGGCCCTGCACCTGGCCGAAGCGGCGGCGACCTCCCGTTCCGGCTCGGGGTCCTGA
- a CDS encoding MaoC family dehydratase — MPINLDEAIGAELPAVEFSWSSSDVQLYHLGLGAGADPLDQRELRYLVDDTPQVLPTFGNVAQSFHMTSAPTVKFPGIDIELSRVLHASEAITVPGPIPPSGTGRAVTRFTDIWDKGKAAVIWSETTVTTPEGDPLWTQKRSIFARGEGGFGGERGPSTSAEPPDRAPDVELSIPTLPQQALLYRLCGDRNPLHSDPEFAAAAGFPTPILHGLCTYGIGAKALVDEFLDGDVTRVSSYGARFAGVLFPGETLTARVWKDGGTLVAVLTAPDRDDAVVLSGVELVST; from the coding sequence GTGCCGATCAACCTCGACGAGGCCATCGGCGCCGAGCTCCCCGCGGTCGAATTCTCCTGGAGCAGTAGCGACGTCCAGCTCTACCACCTCGGCCTCGGGGCGGGCGCCGACCCGCTCGATCAGCGCGAGCTGCGCTACCTGGTCGACGACACCCCGCAGGTGCTGCCGACGTTCGGCAACGTCGCGCAGAGCTTCCACATGACGTCCGCGCCGACGGTGAAGTTTCCCGGCATCGACATCGAACTGTCGCGGGTATTGCACGCCAGCGAGGCCATCACCGTCCCGGGCCCCATCCCCCCGTCGGGCACCGGACGGGCCGTCACGCGCTTCACCGACATCTGGGACAAGGGCAAGGCCGCGGTCATCTGGTCGGAGACCACGGTCACCACACCGGAGGGCGACCCGCTGTGGACGCAGAAGCGGTCCATCTTCGCCCGCGGCGAGGGTGGCTTCGGCGGCGAGCGGGGCCCCTCGACGTCGGCGGAGCCGCCGGACCGCGCGCCCGACGTCGAACTGTCCATCCCGACGCTGCCCCAGCAGGCGCTGCTGTACCGGTTGTGCGGGGACCGCAACCCGTTGCACTCCGATCCCGAATTCGCCGCTGCCGCAGGCTTTCCCACGCCCATCCTGCACGGGCTGTGCACCTACGGCATCGGGGCCAAGGCGCTCGTCGACGAATTCCTCGACGGCGACGTGACCCGCGTCAGCTCCTACGGGGCGCGCTTCGCGGGGGTGCTGTTCCCCGGTGAGACCCTGACGGCGCGCGTCTGGAAGGACGGCGGCACGCTGGTCGCCGTGCTTACGGCGCCGGACCGCGACGACGCCGTGGTGCTCTCGGGCGTGGAACTCGTGTCGACGTAG
- a CDS encoding PGRS repeat-containing protein, with product MPSHRAVRHGRSTTAIWSGTVAALGGMAMVVAAPEAAALMLAVPARAETVCDGIESPTRPPCGSHRRDASGGSVHLDLPTPDEALDAAGRIPGLNRYVGNGADGTAAHPDGADGGSWMGNGGNGFSPDTAGASGGNGGNGGWLAGDGGDGGSGGPAERGGEAGDGGRGGDSGYLFGNGGHGGAGGAGGGGTDVVNPVAPSTAPTNRHGVGLQDGGPGADGYTGWKYAYPHSFSPDGGGRGGPLGGNGGDGGHGVDSNGFFFAGPGADGGDAMANGGRGGAGGRGGNDLSEQYRSAGGRGGRGGNGAGGADAGTDADGGAGGRGGAGGSGGRVSGLGGDGGAGGAGGVGGRGAAGGDGGRGGNGGMGSGYHLFADGGDGGVGGHGGAGGRAGNGGDGGSGGAAGRGASGGGKAGPGGAGGRGGTGGTGGHGGRGGYPGGTAPEGTGNWGRSGANGPGGAGGPGGHGGSGGVSGSGRAGSAGDAGADGHSPVGTDPGEGGDGGLGRAGGAP from the coding sequence ATGCCATCTCACCGTGCCGTGCGCCACGGCCGATCGACCACGGCCATCTGGTCGGGTACCGTCGCCGCCCTCGGCGGCATGGCCATGGTGGTGGCGGCGCCGGAAGCGGCGGCACTGATGCTCGCGGTGCCGGCGCGGGCGGAGACGGTATGCGACGGCATCGAGTCACCGACCCGTCCGCCGTGCGGCAGTCACCGTCGCGACGCGTCCGGCGGATCGGTACACCTGGACCTCCCCACCCCGGACGAGGCACTCGACGCCGCCGGTCGCATCCCCGGGCTCAACCGGTACGTCGGCAACGGCGCCGACGGAACCGCCGCCCATCCCGACGGTGCGGACGGCGGATCGTGGATGGGCAACGGCGGCAACGGTTTCAGCCCCGACACGGCCGGTGCGTCCGGCGGCAACGGCGGTAACGGCGGGTGGTTGGCCGGTGATGGCGGCGACGGTGGCAGTGGTGGGCCGGCGGAGCGCGGCGGCGAGGCGGGCGACGGTGGTCGGGGCGGCGACTCGGGATACCTGTTCGGCAACGGTGGGCACGGTGGCGCCGGCGGTGCCGGCGGCGGAGGGACGGACGTCGTCAACCCGGTCGCCCCATCGACGGCACCGACGAACCGCCACGGCGTCGGCCTGCAGGACGGCGGTCCGGGCGCCGACGGATACACCGGATGGAAGTACGCCTACCCGCACTCGTTCTCCCCTGATGGTGGTGGACGGGGTGGACCCCTCGGCGGCAACGGGGGCGACGGTGGGCATGGCGTGGACTCGAACGGCTTCTTCTTCGCGGGCCCCGGTGCTGACGGCGGCGATGCGATGGCCAACGGTGGTCGCGGCGGCGCCGGCGGACGCGGCGGCAACGACCTCTCCGAGCAATATCGCAGCGCGGGCGGCCGAGGCGGGCGTGGCGGCAACGGCGCAGGCGGAGCCGACGCGGGTACCGATGCCGATGGCGGCGCGGGCGGCCGTGGCGGGGCGGGCGGCAGCGGCGGTCGGGTCTCTGGCCTGGGCGGCGATGGCGGCGCCGGTGGCGCGGGCGGTGTCGGGGGCCGGGGCGCCGCGGGCGGTGACGGTGGCCGCGGTGGCAATGGCGGCATGGGCAGCGGCTACCACCTCTTCGCCGACGGCGGTGACGGCGGCGTCGGGGGGCACGGTGGAGCCGGTGGCCGCGCCGGCAACGGAGGCGATGGCGGCAGCGGCGGTGCGGCGGGACGCGGGGCAAGCGGAGGCGGCAAGGCCGGGCCCGGCGGTGCGGGCGGTCGCGGCGGGACGGGCGGAACCGGCGGGCACGGCGGCCGCGGTGGCTACCCGGGCGGCACGGCTCCCGAGGGGACGGGCAACTGGGGGCGGTCCGGCGCGAACGGCCCCGGCGGTGCCGGCGGACCGGGCGGCCACGGCGGCAGCGGTGGTGTCAGCGGGTCGGGCCGCGCGGGCTCCGCGGGGGATGCCGGCGCCGACGGTCATTCACCCGTAGGCACCGACCCCGGCGAGGGCGGCGACGGCGGACTCGGGCGCGCGGGCGGTGCACCCTAG